From a single Parambassis ranga chromosome 2, fParRan2.1, whole genome shotgun sequence genomic region:
- the ntf3 gene encoding neurotrophin-3 isoform X1: MVTFITILQVNLVMSILLYVMVLVYLYGIQATNMDSSHQGQQQQQPSPDPLNSLIIQLLQADLTRGKTRGNQSQQGKSRDTEPQDTLPPLLSANFPLEDQGDAEQWGAGGRSGGSSDGVMDQEVMLLNSDLLRQHKRYNSPRVLLSDRPPLQPPPLYLADDFVSGASDGGAVGNKTRKKRYAEHRSYRGEYSVCDSESQWVTDKTQAVDTKGDSVTVLAKIKTSATQDIKQYFYETRCRTPRPFKGGCRGIDDKNWNSQCKTTQTYVRALTQVRNSVGWRWIRIDTSCVCALSRKRHRT, encoded by the coding sequence ATCTTACAGGTGAATCTAGTGATGTCCATCCTGCTGTATGTGATGGTCCTAGTGTACCTATATGGTATCCAGGCAACCAACATGGACAGCAGTCATCAggggcaacagcagcagcagccaagtCCAGACCCTTTAAACTCTCTCATAATCCAGCTGCTTCAGGCTGACCTGACAAGAGGGAAGACCAGGGGGAACCAGAGCCAGCAGGGGAAAAGCAGAGACACGGAGCCACAGGACACACTGCCTCCTCTACTAAGTGCTAACTTTCCTTTAGAAGATCAGGGGGACGCAGAGCAGTGGGGGGCAGGGGGTCGCAGTGGCGGGAGCAGTGATGGTGTTATGGACCAGGAGGTGATGCTGTTGAACTCGGACCTCCTCAGGCAGCACAAGCGGTACAACTCGCCTCGGGTGCTGCTGAGCGACCGGCCCCCACTGCAGCCGCCACCACTGTACCTCGCGGATGATTTTGTAAGTGGCGCATCTGATGGAGGGGCAGTGGGAAACAAGACTAGAAAGAAACGTTACGCCGAGCACAGGAGCTACCGTGGGGAGTATTCTGTTTGTGACAGTGAGAGCCAGTGGGTGACGGATAAAACCCAAGCAGTGGACACCAAGGGGGACTCTGTGACAGTTCTGGCTAAAATTAAAACCAGTGCCACGCAGGACATCAAACAGTACTTTTATGAGACGCGCTGTCGGACCCCCAGGCCCTTCAAGGGTGGCTGCAGGGGCATTGACGACAAGAACTGGAACTCACAGTGCAAGACGACACAGACGTACGTACGAGCGCTGACGCAGGTTCGCAATTCAGTGGGCTGGCGGTGGATACGCATtgacacttcctgtgtgtgtgcattgtcaAGGAAACGTCATAGGACGTAA
- the ntf3 gene encoding neurotrophin-3 isoform X2, with product MSILLYVMVLVYLYGIQATNMDSSHQGQQQQQPSPDPLNSLIIQLLQADLTRGKTRGNQSQQGKSRDTEPQDTLPPLLSANFPLEDQGDAEQWGAGGRSGGSSDGVMDQEVMLLNSDLLRQHKRYNSPRVLLSDRPPLQPPPLYLADDFVSGASDGGAVGNKTRKKRYAEHRSYRGEYSVCDSESQWVTDKTQAVDTKGDSVTVLAKIKTSATQDIKQYFYETRCRTPRPFKGGCRGIDDKNWNSQCKTTQTYVRALTQVRNSVGWRWIRIDTSCVCALSRKRHRT from the coding sequence ATGTCCATCCTGCTGTATGTGATGGTCCTAGTGTACCTATATGGTATCCAGGCAACCAACATGGACAGCAGTCATCAggggcaacagcagcagcagccaagtCCAGACCCTTTAAACTCTCTCATAATCCAGCTGCTTCAGGCTGACCTGACAAGAGGGAAGACCAGGGGGAACCAGAGCCAGCAGGGGAAAAGCAGAGACACGGAGCCACAGGACACACTGCCTCCTCTACTAAGTGCTAACTTTCCTTTAGAAGATCAGGGGGACGCAGAGCAGTGGGGGGCAGGGGGTCGCAGTGGCGGGAGCAGTGATGGTGTTATGGACCAGGAGGTGATGCTGTTGAACTCGGACCTCCTCAGGCAGCACAAGCGGTACAACTCGCCTCGGGTGCTGCTGAGCGACCGGCCCCCACTGCAGCCGCCACCACTGTACCTCGCGGATGATTTTGTAAGTGGCGCATCTGATGGAGGGGCAGTGGGAAACAAGACTAGAAAGAAACGTTACGCCGAGCACAGGAGCTACCGTGGGGAGTATTCTGTTTGTGACAGTGAGAGCCAGTGGGTGACGGATAAAACCCAAGCAGTGGACACCAAGGGGGACTCTGTGACAGTTCTGGCTAAAATTAAAACCAGTGCCACGCAGGACATCAAACAGTACTTTTATGAGACGCGCTGTCGGACCCCCAGGCCCTTCAAGGGTGGCTGCAGGGGCATTGACGACAAGAACTGGAACTCACAGTGCAAGACGACACAGACGTACGTACGAGCGCTGACGCAGGTTCGCAATTCAGTGGGCTGGCGGTGGATACGCATtgacacttcctgtgtgtgtgcattgtcaAGGAAACGTCATAGGACGTAA